A single Inediibacterium massiliense DNA region contains:
- a CDS encoding 5' nucleotidase, NT5C type gives MKLNICIDIDGTITDAYYWLDIANKYFDTNVKPHEVTVYDIHQVLKIPKQDYVKFYEMYGQEIHLNAILREQAKEILWKLDKMHYLYYVTAREEKMKEVTHQWFGMNGLPDRPIHLLGSHYKVDKAKELNCNIFIEDRYENAIQLAQAGFKVLLMDCYYNRHPLICGITRVYNWNDIEKIIQKYNEDTIKKFTKIA, from the coding sequence ATGAAATTAAATATATGTATAGATATTGATGGAACCATTACAGATGCATATTATTGGCTGGATATTGCAAATAAATATTTTGATACAAATGTAAAACCCCATGAAGTGACAGTGTATGATATTCATCAAGTGTTAAAAATACCTAAGCAAGATTATGTGAAATTTTATGAAATGTATGGGCAAGAAATACATCTAAATGCAATTTTAAGAGAACAAGCAAAAGAAATCTTGTGGAAACTAGATAAAATGCATTATCTATACTATGTTACTGCAAGGGAAGAAAAGATGAAAGAGGTAACACATCAATGGTTTGGGATGAATGGATTACCAGATAGACCAATACATTTATTAGGAAGTCATTATAAAGTAGATAAAGCAAAAGAATTGAATTGTAATATTTTTATAGAAGATAGATATGAAAATGCCATTCAATTAGCTCAAGCTGGTTTTAAAGTTTTATTAATGGATTGTTATTATAATAGGCATCCATTGATCTGTGGGATTACACGAGTATATAACTGGAATGATATAGAAAAAATAATACAGAAATATAATGAAGATACAATTAAAAAATTTACAAAAATTGCTTAA